A single window of Microbacterium oryzae DNA harbors:
- a CDS encoding sensor histidine kinase, producing MAMTGARDTGAPWERWGWLMAVVWMVFLVYPVVSLVDSVAPLGWRLLGWASLVLFALLYIIGFVHGMRGTWHRPGRLVVAIFWVLLLCAALAVPAIGSQALSFVPFLMSYAAYGLGRTWHWWASAGGLTAVLGAILLTGDLPQHGQMLGIIVMIAVVNTISTWLIGRSLRSEELRVQMAASEERSVVARDVHDLLGHSLTAVKLKAELARRLIDEDPSRTKAELDDIVRLATEAIGGVRSTVTGLRGAGFAEELTACAAAFEGAGIAVETTGDPDALSPAQSLPAGWILREATTNVLRHAAATVVRITVEPGTVLVEDDGRGLRGPAGNGLRGMAERAAAAGATLRVEEAASGGTRVSVVW from the coding sequence ATGGCGATGACGGGTGCGCGGGACACAGGCGCGCCGTGGGAGCGGTGGGGATGGCTGATGGCCGTCGTCTGGATGGTCTTCCTCGTCTATCCGGTCGTCTCCCTGGTCGACTCCGTCGCCCCGCTCGGCTGGCGTCTGCTGGGCTGGGCGAGCCTGGTGCTCTTCGCCTTGCTGTACATCATCGGGTTCGTCCACGGGATGCGCGGCACCTGGCACCGGCCGGGGAGGCTGGTCGTGGCGATCTTCTGGGTGCTCCTGCTCTGCGCGGCGCTCGCCGTGCCCGCCATCGGCAGCCAGGCGCTGAGCTTCGTGCCGTTCCTGATGTCCTACGCGGCGTACGGCCTCGGGCGGACGTGGCACTGGTGGGCCTCGGCGGGCGGCCTCACCGCCGTGCTCGGCGCGATCCTCCTGACCGGCGACCTCCCGCAGCACGGCCAGATGCTCGGGATCATCGTCATGATCGCCGTCGTCAACACGATCAGCACCTGGCTGATCGGCCGGTCGCTGCGCTCGGAGGAGCTGCGGGTGCAGATGGCGGCCAGCGAGGAGCGCTCGGTGGTGGCGCGGGACGTGCATGATCTGCTCGGCCACTCGCTGACCGCCGTGAAGCTGAAAGCCGAGCTGGCGCGGAGGCTCATCGACGAGGATCCCTCCCGGACGAAAGCCGAGCTCGATGACATCGTGCGTCTGGCCACGGAGGCGATCGGCGGGGTGCGCAGCACGGTCACCGGCCTTCGGGGAGCCGGCTTCGCCGAGGAGCTGACGGCGTGTGCGGCGGCGTTCGAGGGGGCGGGCATCGCCGTCGAGACCACTGGCGACCCCGACGCGCTCTCGCCTGCGCAGTCGCTGCCGGCCGGGTGGATCCTGCGGGAGGCGACCACGAACGTCCTCCGTCATGCCGCCGCTACCGTTGTCCGCATCACGGTCGAGCCCGGGACGGTCCTCGTGGAGGACGACGGCCGCGGCCTGCGCGGACCCGCGGGGAACGGCCTGCGCGGGATGGCCGAGCGCGCCGCCGCGGCCGGAGCGACCCTGCGCGTGGAGGAAGCCGCATCCGGCGGCACGAGGGTGAGCGTGGTCTGGTGA
- a CDS encoding response regulator transcription factor, with translation MSAPIRLLLVDDQALIRGALGALLGLEPDLVVVGEAGDGGRAEAEAARLRPDVCLMDIQMPGMDGLAATRAVRASSPNTRVLIVTTFARPGYVREALAAGASGFVVKDAPAVELADAVRRVHAGLRAVDPGLAEASLFDGANPLTEREQQVLRLSVDGRTVAQIAAEVFLSAGTVRNHLSSVIGKTGGVNRAQAARIAHDKGWI, from the coding sequence GTGAGCGCGCCCATCCGCCTGCTTCTCGTGGACGACCAGGCGCTCATCCGCGGCGCCCTCGGCGCCCTGCTCGGATTGGAGCCCGATCTCGTCGTGGTGGGAGAGGCGGGCGACGGCGGGCGGGCGGAAGCCGAGGCCGCTCGCCTGCGCCCGGACGTCTGCCTCATGGACATCCAGATGCCCGGCATGGATGGACTCGCAGCGACCCGTGCGGTGCGCGCTTCCAGTCCGAACACGCGGGTGCTCATCGTGACGACGTTCGCCCGTCCGGGGTACGTGCGCGAGGCGCTCGCCGCGGGGGCATCCGGATTCGTGGTGAAGGACGCGCCGGCGGTCGAGCTCGCCGACGCCGTCCGCCGCGTGCACGCCGGGCTCCGCGCGGTCGATCCCGGGCTCGCGGAGGCATCGCTGTTCGACGGCGCGAACCCGCTCACCGAGCGCGAGCAGCAGGTGCTGCGCCTGTCGGTCGACGGGCGGACCGTCGCGCAGATCGCGGCGGAGGTGTTCCTCTCCGCCGGCACGGTCCGCAATCACCTCTCCTCCGTCATCGGGAAGACCGGCGGCGTGAACCGCGCGCAGGCCGCGCGCATCGCGCACGACAAGGGCTGGATCTAG
- a CDS encoding phytoene desaturase family protein, which yields MATRRATVVGSGPNGLSAAVVLARAGFEVTVLEAQDGVGGGTRTAQLTLPGFRHDVCSAVHPAALTSPFFQAFGMREKIGWLVPDASYAHPLDGGRAAVAWRDIGRTAAELGVDAGAWKAMLRPLSRRIEGVVDFTGHQMLRVPRHPVTAARFGLRALELGTALGRHSFRTEEAHALISGVIAHANTRLPTVGAAAAGLLLASQAHADGWGYPVGGAQAIPDALAEDLHAHGGRIVTRHRVDDLSTLDWGDPERGDVVVLDAPPRLALTLPDVPARWAHAIRSYRYGPGAAKVDFALDGDVPWTNPDVRRSPTVHVCGTRAEVEASENAVARGRISERPYVLTVQPSVLDPTRAPKGKSVLWTYIHVPPNSTFDATEVITRQIERFAPGFRDRILASHATTAVEHAEENPSSIGGDYAGGAVSFGQLIARPLLSTAPWRTPMKGVYLASASTPPGPGVHGTAGWEAARLAIADTTGERVELGDLF from the coding sequence ATGGCGACACGTCGGGCGACGGTGGTGGGCAGCGGACCGAATGGGCTCTCCGCGGCCGTGGTGCTCGCGCGCGCCGGGTTCGAGGTGACGGTGCTCGAGGCGCAGGACGGGGTCGGCGGCGGCACGCGGACCGCGCAGCTCACGCTGCCGGGCTTCCGTCACGACGTCTGCTCGGCCGTCCATCCCGCCGCCCTCACCTCGCCCTTCTTCCAGGCCTTCGGCATGCGCGAGAAGATCGGATGGCTCGTCCCCGACGCCTCCTACGCGCATCCGCTGGACGGCGGGCGCGCGGCGGTCGCCTGGCGCGACATCGGCCGCACGGCGGCGGAGCTCGGCGTCGACGCCGGGGCGTGGAAGGCGATGCTCCGCCCGCTGTCGCGTCGCATCGAGGGCGTCGTCGACTTCACCGGCCACCAGATGCTGCGCGTCCCGCGGCATCCGGTCACGGCCGCCCGCTTCGGCCTGCGCGCGCTCGAGCTGGGGACCGCGCTCGGCCGACATTCCTTCCGCACCGAAGAGGCGCACGCGCTGATCTCCGGGGTGATCGCCCACGCGAACACGCGGCTGCCGACGGTCGGCGCGGCAGCGGCCGGGCTGCTGCTGGCGTCTCAGGCGCATGCGGACGGCTGGGGCTACCCCGTCGGCGGGGCCCAGGCCATCCCGGACGCGCTGGCAGAGGACCTGCACGCGCACGGCGGCCGCATCGTCACTCGGCACCGCGTCGACGACCTGTCGACCCTCGACTGGGGCGACCCCGAGCGCGGCGACGTCGTCGTGTTGGACGCGCCGCCGCGACTCGCGCTGACGCTCCCCGACGTGCCCGCTCGCTGGGCCCACGCCATCCGCTCGTACCGCTACGGACCGGGGGCCGCGAAGGTCGACTTCGCGCTCGACGGCGACGTGCCATGGACCAATCCCGACGTGCGCCGCTCCCCCACCGTGCACGTGTGCGGCACGCGCGCGGAGGTGGAGGCGAGCGAGAACGCGGTCGCGCGCGGCCGCATCTCCGAGCGCCCCTACGTGCTCACGGTGCAGCCATCCGTTCTCGACCCCACGCGCGCACCGAAGGGGAAGAGCGTGCTGTGGACGTACATCCACGTGCCGCCCAACTCGACCTTCGACGCGACCGAGGTGATCACCCGGCAGATCGAGCGCTTCGCGCCCGGGTTCCGCGATCGCATCCTCGCGTCTCACGCGACGACCGCCGTCGAGCACGCGGAGGAGAACCCGTCGTCGATCGGCGGCGACTACGCGGGCGGCGCGGTCAGCTTCGGGCAGCTCATCGCCCGCCCCCTTCTCAGCACCGCGCCGTGGCGCACGCCGATGAAGGGCGTGTACCTCGCGTCGGCGTCGACGCCCCCGGGCCCCGGCGTGCATGGGACCGCGGGCTGGGAGGCCGCGCGCCTCGCGATCGCCGACACCACCGGCGAGCGGGTCGAGCTCGGCGACCTCTTCTAG
- a CDS encoding acyl-CoA dehydrogenase family protein yields MATELFPGEKVPTYDVAKKILDVDYYAVFADVTGADREIWSRAREIGQRLAPRMRAAWDRAEYPLDVVPELGAAHLFADAVDHPDVPAMTPLAAGLVNMEISRHDGSLGTIVAVQGGLALRTLALFGSREQQARWMGPLQRGEVLGSFALTEPDHGSDSTSLETIARRDGDGWLLRGAKKWIGNGASGGISFVWARVQCAGDPDDGSVRCFLVEQSTPGYVGTVIEGKGALRAIHQAHVLLDDVRLSADGVLPGSHSFKDASTVLFATRSGVAWSALGHATACFEAALSYATQREQFGRPLARFQMIQERLSQMLAQLTSMQLFLRRLADLEAAGAMRPTQASLAKYHCTRTARDIARTARDMLGGNGILLDNGVMQHLADIEAIHTYEGTESVQALLLGRDLTGVGAFV; encoded by the coding sequence ATGGCAACGGAGCTGTTCCCCGGAGAGAAGGTGCCGACGTACGACGTCGCGAAGAAGATCCTCGACGTCGACTACTACGCGGTGTTCGCCGATGTCACGGGCGCCGATCGCGAGATCTGGTCCCGCGCCCGCGAGATCGGGCAGCGGCTGGCGCCGCGGATGCGCGCCGCGTGGGACCGCGCGGAGTACCCGCTCGACGTCGTCCCCGAGCTCGGCGCGGCGCACCTCTTCGCCGACGCGGTCGACCATCCCGACGTGCCGGCGATGACGCCGCTGGCGGCGGGGCTGGTGAACATGGAGATCTCCCGTCACGACGGGTCGCTCGGCACGATCGTCGCCGTGCAGGGCGGGCTGGCGCTGCGCACCCTGGCGCTCTTCGGCAGCCGCGAGCAGCAGGCGCGCTGGATGGGCCCGCTGCAGCGGGGCGAGGTGCTCGGCTCGTTCGCGCTCACCGAGCCCGATCACGGGTCCGACTCCACCTCTCTCGAGACGATCGCCCGGCGCGACGGCGACGGATGGCTGCTGCGCGGCGCCAAGAAGTGGATCGGGAACGGCGCCTCCGGCGGGATCTCGTTCGTCTGGGCGCGAGTGCAGTGCGCGGGCGACCCCGACGACGGCAGCGTGCGCTGCTTTCTCGTCGAGCAGAGCACCCCCGGCTATGTCGGCACTGTCATCGAGGGCAAGGGCGCGCTGCGCGCGATCCATCAGGCGCACGTGCTCCTCGACGACGTGCGGCTGTCCGCCGACGGCGTCCTGCCCGGCTCCCACTCCTTCAAGGACGCCAGCACCGTGCTCTTCGCCACGCGCTCGGGCGTCGCATGGTCGGCGCTGGGTCACGCCACGGCCTGCTTCGAGGCCGCGCTCTCGTACGCGACGCAGCGCGAGCAGTTCGGGCGGCCGCTCGCCCGCTTCCAGATGATCCAGGAGCGCCTGTCGCAGATGCTCGCGCAGCTGACGTCGATGCAGCTCTTCCTGCGGCGTCTGGCCGACCTCGAGGCCGCGGGCGCGATGCGGCCGACGCAGGCGTCGCTGGCGAAGTACCACTGCACGCGAACCGCTCGAGACATCGCGCGGACCGCTCGCGACATGCTCGGCGGCAACGGCATCCTCCTCGACAACGGCGTCATGCAGCACCTGGCCGACATCGAGGCCATCCACACGTACGAGGGGACGGAGAGCGTCCAGGCGCTCCTCCTCGGCCGCGATCTCACCGGCGTCGGCGCATTCGTCTGA
- the sucC gene encoding ADP-forming succinate--CoA ligase subunit beta, which produces MDLYEYQARDLFEKYDVPVLAGIVADTPEEVKAAAEKIGGVVVVKAQVKTGGRGKAGGVKVAKTPDEAYEAAQAILGLDIKGHVVKRVMVAQGADIAREFYFSVLLDRANRTYLSLASVEGGMEIEQLAVEKPEALARVEVNALTGIDHAKALEIARAGGWEEDLVEKVADVFVKLYNVYKSEGATLVEVNPLVLTGAGDIVALDGKVSLDDNASEVRHPEHEELEDKGAADPLEAKAKESGLNYVKLDGQVGIIGNGAGLVMSTLDVVAYAGEKHGGVKPANFLDIGGGASATVMAAGLDVILGDEQVKSVFVNVFGGITSCVAVAEGIVKALEILGDAATKPLVVRLDGNQVEEGRAILAGANHPLVTLAASMDDGADKAAELANA; this is translated from the coding sequence GTGGATCTGTACGAGTACCAGGCTCGAGACCTTTTTGAGAAGTACGACGTGCCGGTGCTCGCCGGCATCGTCGCCGACACCCCGGAGGAGGTGAAGGCGGCAGCCGAGAAGATCGGCGGCGTCGTGGTGGTCAAGGCCCAGGTCAAGACCGGCGGTCGCGGCAAGGCCGGCGGCGTCAAGGTCGCGAAGACCCCCGACGAGGCGTACGAGGCGGCCCAGGCCATCCTCGGGCTCGACATCAAGGGCCACGTCGTCAAGCGCGTCATGGTCGCCCAGGGCGCCGACATCGCGCGAGAGTTCTACTTCTCGGTGCTGCTCGACCGCGCCAACCGCACCTACCTGTCGCTCGCGAGCGTCGAGGGCGGCATGGAGATCGAGCAGCTCGCCGTCGAGAAGCCCGAGGCGCTCGCGCGCGTCGAGGTGAACGCCCTCACCGGCATCGACCACGCCAAGGCGCTCGAGATCGCCCGCGCCGGCGGCTGGGAAGAGGACCTCGTCGAGAAGGTCGCCGACGTCTTCGTCAAGCTCTACAACGTCTACAAGAGCGAGGGCGCGACCCTCGTCGAGGTGAACCCGCTCGTCCTCACCGGCGCCGGCGACATCGTCGCCCTCGACGGCAAGGTGTCGCTCGACGACAACGCCAGCGAGGTGCGCCACCCCGAGCACGAGGAGCTCGAGGACAAGGGCGCGGCCGACCCGCTCGAGGCGAAGGCCAAGGAGTCCGGCCTCAACTACGTGAAGCTGGATGGCCAGGTCGGCATCATCGGCAACGGCGCGGGCCTCGTCATGTCGACGCTCGACGTCGTCGCGTACGCCGGCGAGAAGCACGGCGGCGTGAAGCCGGCGAACTTCCTCGACATCGGCGGCGGAGCCTCGGCGACCGTCATGGCCGCGGGTCTCGACGTCATCCTCGGCGACGAGCAGGTCAAGAGCGTCTTCGTCAACGTCTTCGGCGGCATCACCAGCTGCGTGGCCGTGGCGGAGGGCATCGTGAAGGCCCTCGAGATCCTCGGCGACGCGGCCACCAAGCCGCTCGTCGTGCGACTCGACGGCAACCAGGTCGAAGAGGGCCGTGCCATCCTCGCCGGGGCGAACCACCCGCTGGTCACCCTCGCGGCGAGCATGGACGACGGCGCCGACAAGGCCGCCGAGCTGGCGAACGCCTGA
- the sucD gene encoding succinate--CoA ligase subunit alpha, producing MSIYLNKDSKVIVQGITGGEGTKHTALMLKAGTNVVGGVNARKAGTTVTHQDKDGNDVELPVFGSVAEAIEKTGADVSIAFVPPAFTKDAMVEAIDAEIGLLVVITEGVPVGDSAEAWAYAIEKGNKTRIIGPNCPGIITPGEALVGITPANITGKGPIGLVSKSGTLTYQMMFELRDLGFSTAIGIGGDPIIGTTHIDALEAFEADPETKAIVMIGEIGGDAEERAAEYIKANVTKPVVGYVAGFTAPEGKTMGHAGAIVSGSAGTAQAKKEALEAAGVKVGKTPSETAALMREIIESL from the coding sequence ATGTCGATCTACCTCAACAAGGACTCCAAGGTCATCGTCCAGGGCATCACGGGCGGTGAGGGCACCAAGCACACCGCCCTCATGCTCAAGGCCGGGACGAACGTCGTCGGCGGCGTGAACGCCCGCAAGGCCGGCACCACGGTCACGCACCAGGACAAGGACGGCAACGACGTCGAGCTGCCCGTCTTCGGATCGGTGGCCGAGGCCATCGAGAAGACCGGCGCCGACGTGTCGATCGCGTTCGTGCCCCCCGCGTTCACGAAGGACGCCATGGTCGAGGCCATCGACGCCGAGATCGGCCTCCTCGTCGTGATCACCGAGGGCGTGCCCGTCGGCGACTCGGCCGAGGCGTGGGCGTACGCGATCGAGAAGGGCAACAAGACCCGGATCATCGGCCCGAACTGCCCCGGCATCATCACCCCCGGCGAGGCGCTCGTGGGCATCACGCCCGCGAACATCACCGGCAAGGGCCCGATCGGCCTCGTGTCGAAGTCGGGCACGCTGACCTACCAGATGATGTTCGAGCTGCGCGACCTGGGCTTCTCCACCGCCATCGGTATCGGCGGCGACCCCATCATCGGCACCACGCACATCGACGCCCTCGAGGCGTTCGAGGCCGACCCCGAGACGAAGGCCATCGTCATGATCGGCGAGATCGGCGGCGACGCCGAGGAGCGCGCTGCCGAGTACATCAAGGCCAACGTCACCAAGCCGGTCGTCGGCTACGTCGCGGGCTTCACCGCCCCCGAGGGCAAGACGATGGGCCACGCCGGCGCGATCGTGTCCGGCTCCGCCGGCACCGCGCAGGCGAAGAAGGAGGCCCTCGAGGCCGCCGGCGTCAAGGTCGGGAAGACCCCGAGCGAGACCGCCGCGCTGATGCGCGAGATCATCGAGTCGCTGTAA
- the ligD gene encoding non-homologous end-joining DNA ligase, with translation MASERIALTVPGPHGDREIGLSSPGRLVWPEAGVTKRDLAEYLIAVAGPFLAHNGDRPVSLERYSGSVDGESFFSKNPPKGAPDYVESVTVTYNSGRRHPQLVLTEPAAVVWAAQMNTVVFHPWSSAAGDSDHPIELRVDLDPQPGTDFADAVFAAHAMREVLGEAGLESWIKTSGNRGIHLFSPIEPEWEFLDVRHAVIAAGRELERRHPDRVTTSWWKEERGERIFVDFNQTNRDRTMAGAYSPRALPQATVSTPVTWDELDGVDPLAFTVKTTPRRLAEVGDPWAALREAKPGRIDALLGWWERDLADGLGELPFPPEFPKMPGEPPRVQPSRAKKP, from the coding sequence ATGGCATCCGAGCGCATCGCCCTCACCGTCCCCGGCCCGCACGGCGACCGCGAGATCGGGCTCTCCAGCCCTGGGCGGCTCGTCTGGCCCGAGGCGGGAGTCACCAAGCGGGACCTCGCCGAGTACCTCATCGCGGTGGCGGGCCCGTTCCTCGCCCACAACGGCGACCGCCCCGTGTCGCTCGAGCGCTACTCCGGCTCGGTGGATGGCGAGAGCTTCTTCTCGAAGAACCCTCCGAAGGGCGCTCCCGACTACGTCGAGTCGGTGACGGTCACCTACAACAGCGGGCGCCGCCATCCGCAGCTCGTGCTCACGGAACCCGCGGCGGTGGTGTGGGCGGCGCAGATGAACACCGTCGTCTTCCACCCGTGGTCGTCCGCTGCCGGCGACTCCGACCACCCGATCGAGCTGCGCGTGGACCTCGACCCCCAGCCCGGCACGGACTTCGCCGACGCCGTCTTCGCCGCGCACGCCATGCGCGAGGTGCTGGGCGAGGCGGGGCTCGAGTCGTGGATCAAGACGAGCGGCAACCGCGGCATCCACCTGTTCAGCCCGATCGAGCCCGAGTGGGAGTTCCTCGACGTGCGGCACGCCGTCATCGCCGCGGGGCGCGAGCTGGAGCGCCGTCACCCGGACCGCGTGACGACGAGCTGGTGGAAGGAGGAGCGCGGCGAGCGCATCTTCGTCGACTTCAACCAGACCAACCGCGACCGGACGATGGCGGGCGCCTACAGTCCGCGCGCCCTGCCGCAGGCGACCGTGTCGACGCCCGTCACGTGGGACGAGCTCGACGGAGTGGACCCGCTCGCCTTCACGGTGAAGACCACGCCGCGGCGTCTCGCCGAGGTCGGCGACCCCTGGGCGGCGCTGCGGGAGGCGAAGCCCGGCCGCATCGACGCGCTCCTCGGCTGGTGGGAGCGGGATCTGGCGGACGGCCTGGGCGAGCTGCCGTTCCCGCCCGAGTTCCCGAAGATGCCCGGCGAGCCGCCCCGCGTGCAGCCGTCCCGGGCGAAGAAGCCCTGA
- the dhaM gene encoding dihydroxyacetone kinase phosphoryl donor subunit DhaM has product MIGFVVVSHSVALAEAAVALASEMATPTPPPIAVAAGTADGGTGTDAALIARAIESVASDDGTLVFTDLGSAILSAELALELVDAGEVRLAAAPLVEGLVAAVARAAAGGDLAEVEREARRALEAKLRHLGVDPAAEELPEPRGRSESFVLTNQIGLHARPAAALAGALRGLDAVVRIGTATKPAVDGRSLVGLMALGARKGDAIDVTAEGPDADRAIDAIGELVASGFGE; this is encoded by the coding sequence ATGATCGGCTTCGTCGTCGTCTCCCACAGCGTGGCGCTCGCCGAGGCGGCCGTCGCCCTCGCGAGCGAGATGGCCACGCCGACCCCGCCGCCCATCGCGGTGGCAGCCGGCACCGCCGACGGCGGCACGGGCACGGACGCCGCGCTCATCGCCCGCGCGATCGAATCGGTCGCCTCCGACGACGGGACGCTCGTCTTCACCGACCTCGGCTCCGCCATCCTCAGCGCGGAGCTCGCGCTCGAGCTCGTCGACGCGGGCGAGGTGCGTCTCGCCGCCGCTCCCCTCGTCGAGGGGCTCGTCGCGGCCGTCGCGCGCGCCGCCGCGGGCGGCGACCTCGCGGAGGTCGAGCGGGAGGCGCGCCGCGCACTGGAGGCGAAGCTGCGTCACCTCGGCGTGGACCCGGCGGCGGAGGAGCTGCCCGAGCCGCGCGGCCGGTCGGAGTCCTTCGTGCTGACGAACCAGATCGGCCTGCACGCGCGCCCCGCCGCGGCGCTCGCCGGCGCCCTGCGCGGCCTGGACGCGGTCGTGCGCATCGGCACCGCCACGAAGCCGGCGGTCGACGGCCGCAGCCTCGTCGGGCTCATGGCTCTCGGCGCGCGCAAGGGCGACGCCATCGACGTCACCGCGGAGGGCCCTGACGCCGACCGCGCGATCGACGCCATCGGCGAGCTCGTCGCCTCGGGATTCGGGGAGTGA
- the dhaL gene encoding dihydroxyacetone kinase subunit DhaL: MAADITALTRWVALFRDRIAAEQERLTALDSAIGDADHGANMARGTMAAAANVAETRPKTVAEFGKAVGMALVSSIGGASGPLYGTFFLRLGTAGDGLDELDGPALARALRAGLDGVVSRGRAEPGDKTMIDALAPAVAAFEAGADDIAAAAAAAARAAREGSDATEALVARRGRASYLGERSAGHLDPGSVSSALLFEALADALAEERA; the protein is encoded by the coding sequence ATGGCCGCCGACATCACCGCGCTCACCCGCTGGGTCGCGCTGTTCCGCGACCGCATCGCGGCCGAGCAGGAGCGGCTCACCGCCCTCGACTCCGCCATCGGCGACGCCGACCACGGCGCGAACATGGCACGCGGCACCATGGCCGCCGCCGCGAACGTCGCCGAGACGCGGCCGAAGACGGTCGCCGAGTTCGGCAAGGCGGTCGGCATGGCCCTGGTCTCGTCGATCGGCGGAGCCAGCGGCCCGCTCTACGGCACCTTCTTCCTCCGCCTCGGCACCGCCGGCGACGGCCTGGACGAGCTCGACGGCCCCGCTCTCGCCCGCGCGCTGCGCGCGGGGCTCGACGGCGTGGTCTCGCGCGGGCGGGCCGAACCCGGCGACAAGACGATGATCGACGCGCTCGCTCCGGCCGTGGCCGCGTTCGAGGCGGGTGCCGACGACATCGCAGCCGCTGCCGCGGCCGCCGCTCGCGCGGCCCGAGAGGGCAGCGACGCGACCGAGGCGCTCGTCGCCCGCCGCGGCAGGGCCAGCTACCTGGGCGAGCGGAGCGCCGGCCACCTCGATCCCGGATCCGTCTCGTCGGCGCTGCTGTTCGAAGCGCTCGCCGACGCCCTCGCGGAGGAGCGCGCATGA
- the dhaK gene encoding dihydroxyacetone kinase subunit DhaK yields MKKLIGDPGAVVADALVGIEAALPQVRVDHENRVVLRATPKDEGKVALVSGGGSGHEPLHGGFVGFGMLDAACAGEVFTSPTPDQVLAATTAVDRGAGVLHIVKNYTGDVMNFEMAAELAEGASVASVLVHDDVAVEDSTYTAGRRGVGLTVFLEKIAGAAAEEGRPLDEVVRVAEKVSAQGRSMGVALTSGTVPAAGRPTFDLPDDEMEVGVGIHGEPGRHREKLAPAPRIAEMLVEPVLADLPSGGEPVIAMLNGMGGSPLLELYLMYGEVAKLLEKAGVSVARTLVGNYITSLDMAGCSLTLLRADDELLRLWDAPVETPGLRWGR; encoded by the coding sequence ATGAAGAAGCTGATCGGCGATCCGGGCGCGGTGGTGGCGGATGCCCTCGTCGGCATCGAGGCCGCGCTGCCGCAGGTGCGCGTGGACCATGAGAACCGCGTCGTGCTGCGGGCCACGCCGAAGGACGAGGGCAAGGTCGCGCTGGTCTCCGGCGGCGGCTCCGGACACGAGCCGCTCCACGGCGGCTTCGTCGGATTCGGGATGCTCGATGCGGCATGCGCGGGCGAGGTGTTCACCTCCCCCACGCCCGACCAGGTGCTCGCCGCCACGACGGCGGTCGACCGCGGCGCCGGCGTGCTGCACATCGTGAAGAACTACACCGGCGACGTCATGAACTTCGAGATGGCCGCCGAGCTCGCCGAGGGCGCCTCGGTCGCGTCCGTGCTCGTGCACGACGACGTCGCCGTGGAGGACTCCACGTACACCGCGGGGCGCCGCGGCGTGGGGCTCACCGTCTTCCTGGAGAAGATCGCCGGCGCGGCCGCCGAGGAGGGACGCCCCTTGGACGAGGTCGTGCGCGTCGCGGAGAAGGTGTCGGCGCAGGGCCGTTCGATGGGTGTGGCGCTCACGAGCGGCACGGTGCCCGCCGCCGGCCGCCCCACGTTCGACCTCCCCGACGACGAGATGGAGGTGGGCGTCGGCATCCACGGCGAGCCGGGCCGGCACCGCGAGAAGCTCGCCCCCGCGCCGCGGATCGCGGAGATGCTCGTCGAGCCCGTGCTCGCCGATCTCCCGTCGGGCGGCGAGCCCGTGATCGCCATGCTCAACGGCATGGGCGGCTCTCCCCTGCTCGAGCTCTACCTCATGTACGGGGAGGTCGCGAAGCTCCTCGAGAAGGCGGGCGTCTCCGTCGCGCGCACGCTCGTCGGCAACTACATCACCTCCCTCGACATGGCGGGGTGCTCGCTCACCCTGCTGCGCGCGGATGACGAGCTGCTGCGCCTGTGGGACGCGCCCGTCGAGACCCCCGGCCTGCGCTGGGGGCGGTGA
- a CDS encoding nitroreductase family deazaflavin-dependent oxidoreductase, which produces MPLQGEYAPSTDDGAREQAETYEATAGAEANVLAGTDWPIIVLTNVGAKSGRLHKTPLMRVEHDGRYAVVASKGGAPRPPAWYANVTAHPHVELQDGAVKRDYSARELDVDSDEYAEWWERAVAAYPPYAEYQERTSRHIAVFVLEPMAG; this is translated from the coding sequence ATGCCGCTTCAGGGAGAGTACGCACCGAGCACCGACGACGGGGCGCGGGAGCAGGCCGAGACATACGAGGCGACCGCCGGCGCCGAGGCGAACGTGCTCGCGGGCACCGACTGGCCGATCATCGTGCTGACGAACGTGGGGGCGAAATCGGGCAGGCTCCACAAGACCCCGCTCATGCGCGTCGAGCACGACGGCCGCTACGCCGTGGTCGCCTCCAAGGGCGGCGCCCCTCGCCCGCCGGCCTGGTACGCCAACGTCACGGCGCACCCGCACGTCGAGCTGCAGGATGGCGCCGTCAAGCGCGACTACTCGGCGCGCGAGCTCGACGTGGACAGCGACGAGTACGCCGAGTGGTGGGAGCGCGCGGTCGCCGCCTACCCGCCGTACGCCGAGTACCAGGAGCGCACGTCGCGCCACATCGCGGTCTTCGTCCTCGAGCCGATGGCGGGGTAG